The DNA segment GAGAATGAGATATTGCGAGGATGATGAGTGTGCACGGCGACACGGCGGTTTATATGGAAAACTCAATTCATTCCCTGGGGATATCCCTCATTTATACATGtcattttaaaagttattaaatttttttaaaaaaaattagtatgaTAGATCAATATTCCTATGTGATATGTTACTTTACAAAcatgtaaattcaaattcaatttatacaagtatataaaaaataacaaatttaactatgaATAGAATACGTAATTCatggtcaaatttgttttttttttcgaattgtataagtcaaattttaactCGCATATTTgcgaaaagatatatcatatatggatctatcttgacaatttttttttattttttatacctTTGTGAACGACATGCACAGAAACAAGAGGATATCCCCTTGAGGGACAAAAATCCACTTCCGGTTTATATGGCATACGGGTGCACCGTGCTGTGTACCGTGTACGTCCCGTGCAAAAATGATTTCGGCAGCTGAGGTTGTCACGACTCACGAACCTGACAGCTGAGGTTGTCAGCTTCCGGCGACGTCCGCTCGGTCACCTCTCGGTGATGGtacactgccaccaccaccaccgcaacaGCCCATGTCGAGAACACTAACGCGCGCCCAGGTGACCAGGTCCAGTTGCACCTAGCTAGGCTCGTAGCGCGAATGTGCCTTTTCTCATTGTCAAGGCCCAATTAATGGCTTGGCACAAATCGTTCTACCATCTCGGTGCCCGAGAGATTGCTTGGCACAAGAGATTCGATTGAGACCCATGCATTTGAGAGCTATCCCAATGGTGATGTCTAAAAGTAGAGCTCCTCGAAGAGAAGGATACTAAAGAGAACCTATAGGTTGTttagcaacttctatatagaaagttttcacacaaaatatactaataatataaagagtattgtttagctgtttgaaaaacgtgttaaGAAAAACcgagataaaatatatatttcatgtTTTCATTAGCACATtcttcaaactgctaaacgatgtattttgTACGAAagctttctatatagaagtttctttataatatcaaataaatcaaaatttcaagtttataatgATTAAAACTTACTCAATCATGCGCTAATGTCTTTCTTGTTTTGCGCGCCCACACTTAATCTTCATGTTTGGAAGTGTATGTCCAATCGTTTGTTTTGTAATCAAGTCTTAAATACTAATTAAATAGTTATaataaatctgaaaaaaaaatgacaacattGGTACATTAGTCATCTATCACCATGCAAAATATCAACTTCAAGTTTGATCACATAAtgagaaaaataacaaattacaCCCTTTCTTTTATCCCCACAAAAAAAACACCCTGAATAGTACAAGTAATCAGAtttcttatttttcttcaaCTTGTTTaggttgaatttaaacttgcatgttgtGATAGTGATATCTCTCATAATTATCTATGTTATcgaatttctataatttttcATACCCATATACATTACATGCAAAGAATAAGCATGTACATGCACACAATGGTCGTTAATAGCGGTCTCTTACCAGTACTAATTAGGAATAATTgctgacatggaagaaagagaaagaagagagataaaACATCGTTGCTATAGGTAACAAATGGCTTAACAACGACTCTTAGCCTCTGTAATATGGAAACATGGTTGTATGAGGgtaaaaagaaggaaagaataGTAATATAaggaatattttttaagttaatggTTAGAGTCTTTATCGTCTCAACTATTAAAAAGACACGATAtctaaataatcttgtattgtcTAAAAGACGATAGTTGTCTCTACCATTGAATATGCCCTTAAGTGACAACATGACTTTCCCTTAACTTAAGTGCCATATCAGATATTTTACTTATTATGTGATAGTGGAATTAATTATATGTAAATCCAACATTGAGTATCGGGATTTAGTCAATCGTCATGAAATACACGGAGAACGGAGAATGCCTGTAATCGGCCGTCCGAACAAGACAGGAAAATCGGACACCACGCCGATGCTTCCCACGTTGGAGTATCTGCAATCAACTAACTGCTAATTTCAACCATGCATATGCACGTgtcaattttcaaaatattttttctcctagactacttatccgatctaaAAGCCGATTGCACCGTTATATTCATTggaattaaatatttataacaagatatcacatgattatattctgattaaagaaaaacatatgtttcaaaccATTAATACTTTATGTTTCATACGTTATAGCAACATGTTTCAGCATCTGTTTTTATTGTGTTTCATAAAATTCACGGAAATACTTGCCACTaccctcccatctctctccacctcatacatgcatgcatgtatgcattttTGTGagctttaaaatgatttttctcataaactaattatccaatctatgatctgatcacaccattgtattcgttgtaattaaatctttacaagatatcacatgaatatattttgataaaaaacaTATGCTTCAATTCGTTAACACTAGTTGTTTCATATGTGGTAGCaacatgtttcaacgtgtatctttatcatgtttcataaaatttttaaatgtttcaattgctgattttttttgtttcaccatatataatttGATGTTTCACTTAATGGTCAACTAGGAACATTTGaccaaccaattttttttttgacatgagACCTCAGATGGGAAGATTCCTCATGATTGTGGAGTGAAAAATGAAGTGTAGCAATATGCACATGTACATACGCTCAGAGCTTGGCTGGGCGTTCGATATTTGATGGGATATTTGGTGGGATATCGGACGTCCGAGCCGTAGCTCTCTCCGAAATACACCCCTAAAAACTCAAAAAAGCAAAGGCTcaataaagtactccctccgggctgataatacttgtcgttttggacacgggtgaggtcaaactttagaatctttgattatgaatcattttcaaaatatttgtctttcaaatatggtgaccaCATGTACAGATTAAtcttaaaaagtattttaataagatcatatatttgttaatactattttacatattatgatagaaaataatggtcaaagttgtttttttaagaccgtgcccttgtccaaaacgacaagtattatcaacccggaggaaGTAGGAGTATACAGTCCCTCCCCACAAGTCTAATTGGTTGTCAATATCTCGATCCTATAATTTGATTTTACTATCCTAATTAAGGTTTCTAATTGTAtcatcatactccctccgtttctaaatatttgacacagttgactttttagtacatatttgactgttcgtcttgttcaaaaacttttatgaaatatataaaactatatatatacatatatgtatatttaataatgaatcaaatgataggaattacttaagtttttttaataagatggacggttaaacctatttaaaaaagtcaacggtgtcatatatttagaaatggagggagtatatatatgtagaatttacgattttttatacatataattCTATGATTGTGATTAGTATGGAGTAGAACTTTTAATTTCGATTTAGGATCGCGATTTAACAAGAAGTTGGTCCATTCCCCGTGATATCTGAGATGCATCTCTACAGCTCATAGGTACGGTGTATATAGAGTTTGGTTTTGGTGGCGTCATGTTCGCACACACCGAGAACGAGCAGGTCCAGCCGTCCAGGGAAGAAAACGGCAAGAAGAGGACAAGAGAAACCCGTGTGACATAACGTGCGTCAATCTGCAAGTCAAGCGTTATCCTTGAGGAAACTGAACTGATCGCCGGATACGCCCAGGCCCAGCAACTGCAGGTGCTGTAGTGTCAGGGATAAGAAGTGGTGCTCTGCTTCTGCACTGATCATGACACTCACCTCTGCTTCTTTTCCTATTGAAAGTGTATGCGTCAATTATCTTGTTCATGGTAGTTGATTTTATCGGTTAATACCGATACAATTaggaagaaaataattttattggTTTTCCTgccctaacaaaaaaaaaacaagtaaaacATGAGAGATAAAAACCGTCGTCGTGGTCAGTGGCAACTACCTATATTCTAATCGGGATTAGCCCCCCGAGTCCCAccagtaaaaataaaaggagagtaGCAGTTGAGAAGAAGTAAAGACTACTTCCAACGCTAAATCCTAAAATCTAATAGAGCCCGATTGATCTATCATACTGTGAGGGATTCGTAGTGCTGTCTTTTATTCAATTCTTGTGCAGGAGAAACATCAAGAAAGAAGCTGGTGTTCCTGCAGCGGTGTTGCATCCTTTACCCGATGTCCAGTACACCGCGTAATCTAAGAAAATGAGAACAGAAAAGGAGGAACAGATATAACACTTATGGCTTCAATTCATCCAGTCAGTAATCATCCCAATTTTGTATTTAGAATTGGTAATCATGTGTTAAGCTAAGCAATTAGATCCCGAGAATAAATAATTCCAACAGGTCACAATATAGGCTTGCATGTAGTCCAGATGTCCACATTCACTAGAGTACACAGTACACAAAATGGTAGATTGGTCATGGACATGCATGACCAGATTAATAAGAACAAAAAGTGAGTACAAGAACAAACATTGCACCGTACTCAGTCATTACAGATACAGTGAAGTAGCTTGTTTTCGCCGACCAACAAAAACAGCCTCGATCACATACAGTACACAAATAGTGCAATGTGCACACAGTCTGCTATTTTGCTCCACGAGCAGTTGAACTGCTGCAGATGCAGCTCACTTTATGGCCTATAAAAACTAATAAATCCTTGGCCACTGGCACAACAAAAGCAAAGTAAGCAATATATACACACGGATTCATGAGGCTTCTTCAGCTTCCAAAGCCGCTTTCTTCTTGGCCTTGGCGTCGGCGTACTCGCCGTAGGAGTAGGAGGCGAGGCCCCAGAGCGAGAGCACGAGCGCCACGCCCTTCTCGCTGCTGAACTTCTCGTGGAGGAAGATGACGCCCAGCACCTCCGTGATCGGGATGAACACGGCGATGATGATCCCGGCGAGCAGCGTGTGCACGCAGAAGATGACGCCGACGGCGCCCACGAAGAAGAACTCCCACAGGACGGCGTTGAACACCAGCACCACGTAGTACCGCGCTTCACCCAGCTCGTACTGCTTCGCCTCCCTCGGGATCGCCTGCGTACGTACGTGTTCAGTTTCAGGGGTGATCGATCGTTAGTAGGCAACACAACTCTGAAAGGGCCAAATCAATATGGTAGTACGTATACTTGTCAcgatctgaatatctgatgcaTGTTCACGCACATAAAAGCTTATATTTCGTTACGTGTATCTATGGCCTTATTTGGATCCTccgagctattaaatagccctccgaaatcttgctatttagaagtattaaacgtagattaccgacaaaaccgattctataacccctaggctattttgcgagacgaatctaatgatgtatattaatctatgattagcggctgattactgtagcatcactgtagcaaatcatggattaacatacctcgttagattcgtctcgcgcaatagcctaggggttatggaatgagttttgtcagtaatttacgtttaatacttctaaatagtaagattccggagggctatttaatagccctccggatccaaacagaGCCTATATATGATGGATAAAGAGACATGAGATGTGACTTGTGAGTAATACCTACCAATATCTACAGAAAACATACTGCAAGATTTGTCCTATGGTGACACTCGTGCTTCTATCTATTGTGCCACAGATGCACTGCTCCTGCATGCCTAAACTGCAAAGTGGTTATTCCACATTGTTTTCGCCTAGCAGTTTGTTTACTAATGATCAAATCTTCTAGTAGCAACTTGCAATGTGTCCCTGGTGCTGGCTGCTGACCCATGCTTTGCACTGTAGGGAGGGTATGGGAAAGGTATGTGTGTTGATTTCTGATTAGTGGTGGGGGCATGACATATGCCTACCAGTATTGTGCGCTCCAGAAACAATGGGATCAAATCGAAAGTAAGCAATCTAGCAGCCCTTTTTTCCTGGCAATCTAACACTCCGGAGATCGTGCACTGGAGGCTGGAGCAGTGCTGCCCACTCTGTCCTTTTTTCCCCCGAAAACCCAGGATTCCACTTGCAAGATAAAGGCCATTCCCATGATGTGCCCttttgaattctttttttttttttgacataagGTCCTTTTGAAAATTGTACCTTGAGGATGATGGCATCCAGATAATAAAAAAGGCAGCAACAATTACAGTCTGCACACAGTTACGTACCACCCCGTACTATGTTAGTACCTTTAATATCTCAATTGATCGACAGAGCTCGTGTCTTTGCTTTTGAAAAAAGAGATCACCACCACATGCGAAATTAATTCACTTCTCCTAACGTGCTTCTCTTACCATGTGTTTAATTTGGAGATAAGGTTGAATAGGTTAGATATAACACCCATTCCTATTTTTGATTATATGGTCCCGTATGTATGAGGGATGGAATAATCCTATTTTAGAAATGAGAGGATATGACCCGCATATCGATAAGAGATGAAGTGGGCTGGGTTAGTCTGCCAACTTTTATGGTATGAAGCAGACCTAACTTTAGATGGAATAATTTTCTTCGAGGAATCATTCTATTTCACATGTCCTTAAATTAAATATTCTGAAACTCACCTCAACTTACTCATATAGTTCCTTCAACCAAATACATCCTTAAAGGTTTGGGAATTTTACTCTATAGgggtctaattttttttcttgacttaTCTGAACAATGTACACTGAATCCTGAAGCCTTATCAAACCTTGCATGACGTGACATGATTTTCACGAAACAAGGTGATTGTTAGACCAGACAGAGCACCCATCCAACTCACACTAGAGGAAGAAAGTTAAGTGGCCGTGCAACACTTGGAATCATCAAAGTTAAAGGCTAATGGCCGGATTGAAAGCAATAGATAATGTTTTAAACAATGGACATCGTCGTTTTGTCACTGGCTGAAGCAATATCTACTCCAATAATTGATTCCTTCGGATCACAATGGACAGGCATGCGCGTGTCCTTCTGAGGTTGTCCacacaaaataattaattagctgaGAAATTTAAGCGCGTGACTGCTTCGACTTGGCACTTTGTCATATTCTTTTCGGTTACTTTATCAGATTACTACTAAGGATTATTTGCTCCACATCTgtacaaaatatatgtatttttaaaaatctttCTTCTATTGTATTGTTTatcacttactccctccgtcctataatatatatagtaatatagTACCGGATGAGACATTTCATACTAAAACAAATCTGGACAGCCTACTATGAAATGTTTCATCTGGTACTAGTttgctatattataggacgaagggagtattattttaaactatctatttattttatttaacaCTATAGTCAAGTGAATGATCTATGGCAATGATTGAATCAATAATCTGTCTTTTAACTCTTAAATAGAGCCGTGCCACGGGCACATAGTACTATGCTACTAGTACTACCATTATGTCACGAGCTCAATATTCTCTGTATTATCCCTTTCGATTGTCAGTGTTGGCAGTTACTGTCACGTTGAATGAGACACGGCATCAAGGCCATTTCGGGATTGATTGCCGTGATGgctactctgtttttttttttatcagattGAAAATTAGGGGCTTGTATCGTTGCCGTCATTGACCAGATTACACGCATATTATTATTCGCCACTGGCgttttcatgcatgcatgggatcTAGGGATTTGTACAACCCGTGCACTCTCCGGACAGTACAACTGTGTACAAGCATATAATTCTAATATCATGCtagcactattttttttaaaaaaaaagttagcacTACTTTTTAATCTCATATCTATCTCAGAAAAATTTATCAACTTAATATAATTAACTGGGTCCTATAAAAACTTTCATTATCTAAACAAATCTATTTTTACTATTAATTAATCCATGCGTAATCAATCCAAAAATCACCCCAAAAAAATTGCCCCGTTTGCGAGCAAGAACAGGAATTAGGTTGACATCTCTTCGCTGAATGTGTTTTCTCAAGGTGCATCTATTTTGATTATTGGGCTACGACTATTAATTTGTGGCATATGATTTTAaaagtatgatttttttaaaaaatatatatttgtattgttTAGGCTACTTATTCTAAGCTGTATAAGTTGCATGTTTGGTTTATAATATATCACATTTAATTTATCCAAATTAATCATCCACAATCCATTAGTCTTCATCTACATTATTTCTAGAGATCGAGGAGGTCTAGAATTTGGTGTGTGCTAACTTAGCTCCTTGTTTCTCTGTGGGCTGTGGCCATCGATAAGGATCTCTAAACCTAATGGTACATGATGCACAACAAGCCATCGAAATCAAATAAAAAGATGTTTGATTCGAGAGTCATTGTATTTTTATGGCTGATATGGAAAGAGAGAAGTACAAGAAAGTTCTAGTATCAAATAATGTGTAAGTAGTTGTCTCGTTGTTATAGCAGGAGTATAGATGCTTTCAAGGTGTGGTAGTCATTTACCTAGCTCATATTCGAGAACTACAGCATAGCGCAGTAGGTGGGTCTACGGCGGTGTGTCCGAAGGCCTGTGTTCGAATTCCAGCGAACACACTCACCACCTTCTTGATATAtatccaatatttttttcaactaaCTCATCTCCTTATATGTATTATTGTATTTTTACTCCTCTGCTTGTGAAAATAGTTTGGCTAGTATTGTTTCATCGTcttggcattttttttaaaaaagtaggaCCCATTACGCTGATGCACAAGAACTAATAGTTTAAAAGCATAAGTCGTCTACTTAACAatcattgaaaaaatatattaatatatatccaACATTTTTTCAACTAACTCATCTCCTTATATGTATTATTGTATTTTTACTCCTCTGCTTCTGAAAATAGTTTGGCTAGTATTGTTTCATTGGCTTGGCATTTTTTTCGTTTAAGAAAGTAGGACCCATTACGCTGATGCACAaaaactaatactccctccattctataatataaggcacaatcaCTTTTCTtggatgttccataatataaggcatgcatgtaagcatgcaattaactatgacatcttctctattaaattactacttttttaaatcctcaaCTCTCATGTTATTTAATCATATTGGATGCATACATTACATTTATCgtgatgatccaaactacaagataataataattatttcttgatcATTGGGTTAatggtggttgtgccttatattttggaatggagggagtagtttaaaAGCAGAAGTCGTCTATTTTACAATCATTGAAAAGGTACTAATTAGTGCCACTAATTATAACATTCAAGACCTCCAGTATGGCTAGAATCTATTGCAACTCTAGTCAATTAATATACAGATCTCTGCAATAGAATGTACTCCGTATTAATTGTCTTAGAATCTATGCGATTCTCTGGCGCCCATAAATCAAATGGTCATCATTTTGGGAGACCCTATGTCTTGTTTTAATTCTAGCAACAAAACTCAATAGGGAATTGAAATGGCCGTGTGCCTTATGGTAAAGGTTGAAGATTTAAACCATTTCTATTGTCTAAAAAACTATATGTGAAAATTGAAATGCTAGAGACATTATGTTTTGTTAGGTAAACAATTCCATGTTAACAGAAGTACGTAATAAGAGAGATCTATATACAGGGATAAAGTTCTATAATACAATCATGATAGACCGGGACAATATTGATATATGCAACAAATCAATCATTATGAATGGGTGGGAGCTGCATGACTAGAAGACATTACGACTAAGCTATGAAATAAATCATATCATAATATTTCTGATTTTATCTTAAGTCAAACTATTCAAAATTTTACcaattttataggaaaaaaacaaaaatatttatgataTCAAATATATGGTTAGatacattataaaatatatttttaccgTTCACAATAACTATTATTAACAATCTTAAAATAGTTTGGCATagaacaaaactacaaatacttACATTTAAGACagagaaaatgtttttttaaacataattaGGATATCAgcttttttaaaacataattaGGATATCAGCTTTTTTTAAAACtacaaatgtttttttaaaacataattaGAATGCAAATAGCCGATAGAGAAGTTATTGCGAGCTTAGAAAGCACAAGTTTATTAAAGTACAAAAAGGCAGATAATTACTAGATAGTTCAGCAATCATTGAAAGAAAGCCACACAATTTCGTAATTAAAAAACAGCGGATGCAAACCAAAAGAGGAGAAGTTTTCAACTTTTCACAGAGTAAGTTGCAGGCCGTCGCttttaaaccatgcatataaGTTGCATTATGATCTGACTTTTGCTACTGTACttgcattgttgttgttttcAATTTGTCGGAACTTGGATCTAGTAATTAAGCAAGAGGTGCATATAGGGGGACACGCGGTCACCTGGAAGTCCTTGTTGGCGATCACACCGACGGTACAGAACGCGGTGGCGAAGAAGCCCATGACCAGTTGCATCTCCATCACCAGCGCGTACGtgacggcgcggccgccgcccgcggcgtgCTTGTACGCGAGCTCGACGAGCGGCAGGATGAGCCCGtacagcgcggcggcgccgagggtgAGGAAGAAGCCCATCCAGTACTTCCCGGTGGTCACCCCGGCGGGTCGGTCCTTGGACGCGTGGAGGCCCAGCACGACGGCGCCGATAGTGAGCAGCGCCACGGCGTTCAGCGTCGCCGCGGTGAGCCGCTGCCGCACGATGAGGCACGCGAAGAAGACGGTGAACGCGAGCTGCGTGGAGATGAGGATGGCGGAGGTGGACACCGGCAGGTAGGCGAGGCCGTAGGCGTAGACGAagtcgtcggcgccggtgaGGACGCCGAGCACCGCGCCCGCCAGCAGCACGCGCCGCGGCGTGAGGAACAGCGGCGCGCCGCggtcgcgcgcgcggcggctgtGGTAGGACGCCGACACGggcaccagcagcagcggccACCCGGCGGTCTCGAGCCAGGCCGAGAGCCACTTCCTGTGGCCGCCTTTGCTGAAGTAGAGCCGGCTAAG comes from the Oryza glaberrima chromosome 9, OglaRS2, whole genome shotgun sequence genome and includes:
- the LOC127784587 gene encoding purine permease 3-like isoform X1, which encodes MDVEATKDVVHEQAAAPGRGRAARWLLVALNCGMLVVGTTGGPILSRLYFSKGGHRKWLSAWLETAGWPLLLVPVSASYHSRRARDRGAPLFLTPRRVLLAGAVLGVLTGADDFVYAYGLAYLPVSTSAILISTQLAFTVFFACLIVRQRLTAATLNAVALLTIGAVVLGLHASKDRPAGVTTGKYWMGFFLTLGAAALYGLILPLVELAYKHAAGGGRAVTYALVMEMQLVMGFFATAFCTVGVIANKDFQAIPREAKQYELGEARYYVVLVFNAVLWEFFFVGAVGVIFCVHTLLAGIIIAVFIPITEVLGVIFLHEKFSSEKGVALVLSLWGLASYSYGEYADAKAKKKAALEAEEAS